CACAGGTGCGTGTCGAGCAATTTGAAACTTGCCGCGTCCAGTCCGTTGATAACGCGCCCGTGGAAATAGACCTGGCGGCCCCGTTCAAAACCGAGACCGATGGTCTCCAGCGGCAGCGTTTCTGCCTGTATCTGCGGTTTTTCAGGCTGCGCCTGCAAGCGGTGCCACCAGTAATCTTTCAGTTGCGGATGGGCCTCGAAGTAGGGTGCCCATTCCTGCTGCATCGCTGCATCGATGATTCCGCCAGAGCCCAGCGGGCCACGCTTGTCACCTGCCAGCACGGGCGAGTAATCCTGATCATTGCGACAGAGCTGGGTCACGACAAAGCTTTCCACGTCGACATCCAGGCGTTTCTGGTGCCGGTAGACGTGCCGGTGATCATGGTAATAATCGAACCCCAAGTGTCGAAAACTCGGGCCATGGGCGTCACGCATGCGCGTGCCGGCGGCGTAGACGTACAGGTCGTCCACGGCAAAATACTCATCCTCGTATTCTCTGGCGCTGACCACGCGACCGTACTCATCGTACGTTGGCTGGCAGCACTTGAGCAGTTGGAAATCGCCAACGTAGCGAATGCTCTTGCCGGTCAGGTAATAGGCGCGGTGCCGGTCCTTGGCGTAGCGTTCGTTGAGCACAGTGAAGGTTGCCAGGTCGGCATTGTCGATGCGGTAGAAGTATTCATAGGAAATGCTCGAGCCTTGCTGCGCTTGGACGATGATCGATTGTCCATCGGTTCCCCAGCGCTGAGCGAGCATCCGAAAGTTGCCAGGGTTTCTGATTGGCAGCGGCGTGCCGTCTTTCTGGTGCAGAGGTTTGTAACCCTTGTAGACCTGATCGTCGATCACTCGATAGGACGGGTGATTGCAATACCGCACCCGCGTCGTGGCGCTGGCGATGAACTGCCCCTGCAGAAAGATATTCACCCCGTCGCTGAACAGGGCAGAAGCTGACGTCACCGAGGCTGGAGACGATGCCAACAGGGCCAGGCTTTCGGGGCATGCCTCCGGGATGTGGGTGATCGCGTACTCGCCGAACCAATAGGCGCCGGTTTCGTCACGCCAGTACTGGTAGCCGAGGCTTTCCAGGCCCTTGTCGAACCGAAACGCCAAGGCTTGGAGCGCGTGATAGCCGTGG
The Pseudomonas marvdashtae genome window above contains:
- a CDS encoding DKNYY domain-containing protein — protein: MTDIEAPFADWELLELEWHQGFAFTEGVLLGDGQVPDVYIMLNPEGARPGELARCANDGHYPPSPLLAGQPTWRHRRNRWVLRDALHDYYLLPAYRERHGYHALQALAFRFDKGLESLGYQYWRDETGAYWFGEYAITHIPEACPESLALLASSPASVTSASALFSDGVNIFLQGQFIASATTRVRYCNHPSYRVIDDQVYKGYKPLHQKDGTPLPIRNPGNFRMLAQRWGTDGQSIIVQAQQGSSISYEYFYRIDNADLATFTVLNERYAKDRHRAYYLTGKSIRYVGDFQLLKCCQPTYDEYGRVVSAREYEDEYFAVDDLYVYAAGTRMRDAHGPSFRHLGFDYYHDHRHVYRHQKRLDVDVESFVVTQLCRNDQDYSPVLAGDKRGPLGSGGIIDAAMQQEWAPYFEAHPQLKDYWWHRLQAQPEKPQIQAETLPLETIGLGFERGRQVYFHGRVINGLDAASFKLLDTHLCGDAQGLYLIPFHNAQTEVPERFSQEPVEHFRSLGGPYLTDGKTVFCHRVFYHPPEPIRKAQVATFESCGHGWAKDRDLVYYYGEAKKKLCPCDTRFLGTYAVGPVLILSEGKPLDVAFDPDEVRVPHPDFLQLGTRKLFCHRRPLSTKRIDLTTFQFLTERYARDRHRIYHYDGYATLTEVDEAQYRETLG